Part of the Nicotiana sylvestris chromosome 5, ASM39365v2, whole genome shotgun sequence genome is shown below.
acacTTTCTAACACAGATTTTTTTTAAAGGTTAAACTTGAGATCTCTAAGGATGAACGAATCTCAGCGCTATCAGAACTCCTCTTGGTGCTATTGAGTGGATTTGACAAACAAAAGAAATTATTAGATATACAAAAAATACAGCAAGACATACCCCACCACGATGATGATTTGTTTCTTCCCCCCATAAATTATGGATTCAATGCTTAAGGTCTTTTAGTAGCGAGTAGCGACAAGTGTATGGAGCCGAGAGGCAAGTTGCTCATATTATAATGGGAAAATCGTCTAGAAATCATGTATATGCTGTGCGCGTCGAGTTTGCCCTGAGTCATAGCATATCTTTATTTATTCATCTACTCCGATTTTTATAATAGTAGTGTGGCTCACGAGTCACATACGGTCCCTTCTGACTCTGAGCTTTGATCCAATCTATAAATAAACTATTATACTATTCACTCCCACTACCTCAAAAGTATTTGCCTTTATTCGTTCATTTTCTAGAGAAAGAGAGTTCAAGAAACCATGGGAGTAGCTCAAGTTAACCAAATATGGTTCCATTTCATGATCATCCtcttcttcatctccatatcttCTATTTCTGCATCTGTAAGTCAGCCCTCTCTTCTTACAGTAGTGGCAGATCTAGAATAGACGCAACGAGATGGGTCAAACTCACTGCTTTATATCTATATAAAGTATGTGTAGTCAGCGTATGCAAAGAAGTAAAAATAAGCAAATAAAACTCACTGATTTTAAATCCTTCTGTCATTTTCCTATAATACCCtttatgtaattttattttattttttactttataatTGCTCATCTGAATTTATTTGATTTGATTTAAAAATGCAGGAAGATGATTGTGTGTACACAGCTTACATTCGGACTGGATCAATCATAAAGGCTGGAACTGACTCAAACATTAGTTTGACTCTCTACGATGCCGATGGCTATGGAATTAGAATCAAGAACTTAGAGGCATGGGGTGGGCTTATGGGCCCAGGTTACAACTATTTCGAAAGAGGAAACTTGGATATCTTCAGTGGACGTGGTCCATGTTTGACTCGGCCGATCTGCAAAATGAATCTGACTTCTG
Proteins encoded:
- the LOC104246156 gene encoding PLAT domain-containing protein 3-like; this translates as MGVAQVNQIWFHFMIILFFISISSISASEDDCVYTAYIRTGSIIKAGTDSNISLTLYDADGYGIRIKNLEAWGGLMGPGYNYFERGNLDIFSGRGPCLTRPICKMNLTSDGSGPHAGWYCNYVEVTVTGAHKQCNQQLFTVDQWLGTNVSPYELTAVRNNCKKSKFEKQQALYDSESYPVVDVI